aagtttttaatatctcctaggactattcACAAGTTAGGACTAGAGCCCggatcatacttcctgcgaataggaatgcgatacgaattttgacgagAAATTGGCACCagtggggtcgatttcacaaagagttaggactagtcctaacttaggactagccctaaacttaggactagtcctaggagatactaaAAACGTAGGGCAGAGTACCTCGTCCGAACTCGATATGtgacaagtcttaactctttgtgaaattggcacTTGGACGCGAttggattgtcaaagaccagtattctcacttggtgtatgcatacaaataataacaaacttgtgaaattacttggtcatcgaatttgcaaaagaaaaaacacccttgttgcattttactTAAAAgcgcttttagatgcataataaaagacttcagctgaagtatttttttatattaaaactacgttacttcagagggagccgtttcccacaatgtgtgtTTGTATAGtaaactatcaaaagctctccattgctcgttaccaagcaagttgaAATGCTAACcattgttttgagtgattaccaatagtgtacattgaCTTTAATCATGACTATTTGAAAATCACATTATATCGGGTTTAAAAACTGTTCATGTAATGAAGTAAACGTCAACTTTGAACCCCTGAACACCAGGGGGCGTCCGGcgtaaattatttcatcatcataaGGGTCTATATTTATAAGTCAACTGTGGAGGGGAAataataatgatctataaacGAGTCGAATTTAATTCTTTCGACTatcaagttttattttgatgttactTTGTTTTTTCCCAACACAAGCTATATAGAGAGGGTTTTCTCATCCCACCTAGTTAAGTGTATTGTtttaggcggctgggcggtacgttggtaaaaaaaaaaaggttaaggAGCATGATTGATATGGTGATTGTGTGTATTGTCATAAAAGAAACATTATTCAAATGGATGCAAGGCAAAGAAATTGGATTTCGAGCAATACCTTAATTTTCAAATCCAATTTTGTATGGTTGGCATGCTCAAAGAAATCATCAAAGTTAACGGGTGGGTTCGGTGGTCTTTGGCTTTATGTGGACTGACATAGCAAGTCATCTCGATTCTTAAAATCagaaaaataaatgtatatttcACGGGTTGGCTGATCGTCCCATCTTTTATGTCAATttcacatagcgcgtgcgcactaaacgttttggttggcaaaatgatagtctggttcccagacccaaaaatctccgactaggctctgtcgaatttagggtccggtatcacccaaaatcacgtgaccaaaaaggaggaattactcctctttcgaagttatccgaaatgttccgaacgtgttgtcgtcaacattcggacagtatcgttcatgttcggtacggactcgtaatgtcagtcctgtcggccgtagatccaggagtttttatgccagttattggcaatgcaggcgttgtgcctggTAAGTTTGTGTcccttttcttcaaaaatattttttcaaaggtgttttgacttgagtgttcattagacattgaattgattgaggattaagtttcatgatttttaaaagtggtaaaaatggggaaaaatctggtgactagctgtcgaaattatacgtattgaaccagattgtcattaattgacgatcaaaattagcataatatttcatgggaagggtccattggttGCTGTGGCAGCAGTACGTCATCATACCATTGGTGTTCTGCTTCACTGACCATCTTTGTTTATGCTTCACTGGTTCGTAACATGtccattttgaaaacatttcgtATGAACAAAATTGTATCATTTGAGATAACCCACAATCAGTCTACATAAATTGAAAGcgaaaaattcattttttgtaatcggttgttttatttatacaaataaaaataggtTGGCCTAGGCCTATAAAAAAGTGTCACACTAGTCGAAAACACGGATGCCAATGTGCAAAGGTATACTAAATAAATACTAGCATCATATTCAGCAAGCTTTTCATTCGTGTATTTTCTGACAAAATTTAATTCTTTTAATATGTAATTGGTCTTGGTGAAAGTTTTGTCTTCAAAGGTGTGCATTTAACACTGGGTAAGACTGCATACgtaactgttaaaggcagtggacactattggtaattactcaaaataattaacatcataaaacctttcttgattacgagtaatggggagaggttggtggtataaaacattgtgagaaacagctccgtctgaagtgacatagttctcgagaaagaagtaatttttcagaaatgagtaaaacaataccCAGGGAAAAAttccaattgaaaaaaaatcaatggtaTTAGGCCtaaatgggatcccattgaaaaatttgaatgggattcaatgggattggTGTGGAATTTGGGAAGGTATTACTTGGGATCAACAGGGGATCCCATTTAAACCCAATTGACTCCCATTgaatcatatttaaaaaaatgggatcccattgaatcccattcaaaATATCAATTTGACTCAATGGGATCCACAGAAAGATCCCATTGAACCGAattgaatcccattgaatcccattaaaacaatgggatcccattgaatcacatttaaaatatcaatgggattcaatgggatccaAAGGGATCCACAGAAGATCCCATTGAACCAattgaatcccattgaatcccattaaaacaatgggatcccattgaatcccattcaaaACATCAATGGGACTCAATGGGATCCACAGGTGATCCCATTTGAACCCTTttgaatcccattgaatcccattaaaacaatgggatcccattgaatcacattcaaaatatcaatgggattcaatgggatccaCAGAAGATCCCATTGAACCCTATTGAACCCAATTGAATTCCATtaaaacaatgggatcccattgaatcccattcaaaATATCAATGGGACTCAATGGGATCCAATGGGATCCACAGAAGGTCCCATTGAACCCTATTGAACCCAATTGAATCCCATTAAAACAATGGGaccccattgaatcccattcaaaACATCAATGAGACCCAATGGGATCCAATGGGATCCACAGAAGATCCCATTGAACCGAATTGAATCCCATTGAGTCCCATGAAAACAATTGAATCCCATTTAATCCCATTAAAACAATGGGaccccattgaatcccattcaaaATATCAATGGGACTCAATGGGATCCACAGAAGATCCCATTGAACCGAACTGAATTCCATTtaaacaatgggatcccattgaatcccattcaaaATACCAATGGGATGCAATGGGAATTTTGATATTGTAAGTCCAAAACCCATGAAAACATAATGATTTGCCCCACTGTTTTATGTGACTCACTCTAATGACTGGTTGAGCTTTTAAAGGTTCAAGGTTCAATAAATTTTCATTGAATTGTTAGTGAAGAGCATTTTTTAGTTACACCAAGTATTGATACTGCTCTTTTATAATTACCAATGTTGCTTTTGTCAAGGATATTAACAAATCATAGCCctcttttttcctttctttaatttctttattttcaaaagttaaaaacacattttgtgaaTTAAGAACAACTATTCTgcactttcattattttccaCACCAGCGCATGGAACtgtaaataatatattttcaCTGATTTACATCTTTCTTTTCTCACAGTTTGAACTGtgcatcaataaaaaaaaatatataaattttggtttaacccatatacatcgatgtgtgtaagcaatgtacatgtttactcagtattttcccaagcaggcatattactctggtgggatttgagCAGTCacttaacaacttttttttcacagagctcgggagaGTACATGTTCCCAGtgctaaataataaataataatatttatttttcactccctacgggtgtctcaaagctaacacacatcggtttatatGGGTAACACcataattaatattctttatccccgccaaatgcaaatttccatgtataaaaaaatgtattgctTCCTTATTTTCCATTAGTTTTGTGCAGACAgtttttttgtgcataaatTTGGTTCTTCTTTTCCCTCCAATCACATTCTTCATAGAAAACACAACTTCTGCACTTCCACGCATCCTCAATGTCGACTCCCTCCGCCCCCCTCTCTCCCTTCCAGTAGGCCAAGCAGTGACGCACGTTCCCCGACAGccaatcaaaatcaaactccACAGTCTCCTTGGCAACGATCGTTCCACTGCTCTGGGAACTTATTTCTACCGTGAGAACCTGGACGTACGGTAACAACCGAAACAGACTCAAGGTCTTGGTCATGAGCTGGCCGAGAGTGATACCGTCTTCTGTTCTGTCTTGTATCAAGTCTGCCAGCTCGTCCTGCAGGATGCGATCCGGGTTGAGGCACATCTGGAGGAGGACTACTTCTCCATTGACCCGCCCATCCACCAACTCATCCAGAAGCTGTTTGTACAACATCGTCTGCATCTTGTATCCCTTCATCTGGGCCCTCCCGATGGGCGACGAGGTGTTGCCCCGCGTTTTAAACTCCACCAACTCCAGCTGGTCCATACTGTTGAAACGAAGTTCGTCGACGGTGCCAACGACCATCAATTCTTGGCCAAAGGGCATCCCAAAGACTGATATTTCTCGGATGCAGCCTTTTCTGCACAGAAGTAGATTCTTAAGGTGACTGATGATATTGAGGAGACCAATTGCGTAACGGTCTTCAGCTGAAGAGACCTTTACCTCGACGTACTTGTTTACTTCATACTCTGAAGGGAGAGGAGGAAAACAGAAAATTAATATACAATTTggcttaagaaaaaaaaaaagtgagatATGCATACAGagtttaaagggtatatgtactttttcctaacaaaaaacacaatgtccaca
Above is a genomic segment from Asterias rubens chromosome 5, eAstRub1.3, whole genome shotgun sequence containing:
- the LOC117290778 gene encoding exonuclease V-like; translation: MSADEFMEEEHLPAFGSQDDALLLQAYEAYESRRIKEESDSSQDDKVADGNTFCWESDSQEMALHLACEEFERQIASAVAKTCSSSLTNSTNINNRSQTSKPEIEASIECLPEVPGGETARPSSKSTFKWRIQPGPGGGHLTVTDLVSQLWCEQQTEYGRGVPKVIMNVLKDTPAMAAGDKIHKEREYEVNKYVEVKVSSAEDRYAIGLLNIISHLKNLLLCRKGCIREISVFGMPFGQELMVVGTVDELRFNSMDQLELVEFKTRGNTSSPIGRAQMKGYKMQTMLYKQLLDELVDGRVNGEVVLLQMCLNPDRILQDELADLIQDRTEDGITLGQLMTKTLSLFRLLPYVQVLTVEISSQSSGTIVAKETVEFDFDWLSGNVRHCLAYWKGERGAEGVDIEDAWKCRSCVFYEECDWREKKNQIYAQKNCLHKTNGK